One genomic segment of Aquipluma nitroreducens includes these proteins:
- a CDS encoding glycosyltransferase family protein — protein MKILYAIQGTGNGHLARATEIVPILKSMADTDVLVSGTQADLSVPFGIDYQFSGLSFIVGQNGGVDIWQTAKKMQIMQFFKDIRNLQVNQYDLVISDFEPVSAWACRLHNKDCIGLSHQNAVLHPSAPKPEFKEWVGKLILKHYAPANYKYGFNFKSFSPHIFPPVIRHDIRNAESTSKPHYTVYLPAYSDQQIQDVLSSIPGTEWQVFSKHSKTRYTVGNIHFQPVSLNEFTESFLSCTGLLSTAGFEGPAEAIYLGKKLCVIPMKKQYEQYCNAAFLKSMGIKVLDHFTNSGLELNDWIQNSKALQIRFPDLTQEILENILNKHCRQTALLAPEFY, from the coding sequence ATGAAAATTCTATACGCCATACAAGGAACAGGAAACGGCCATCTTGCAAGGGCTACCGAAATTGTACCCATCCTGAAATCAATGGCTGATACTGATGTTTTGGTCAGCGGCACTCAGGCCGATTTGAGCGTCCCTTTCGGGATAGATTATCAGTTTTCAGGATTGAGTTTTATCGTCGGACAAAACGGAGGCGTCGATATCTGGCAAACTGCCAAAAAGATGCAAATCATGCAGTTTTTTAAAGATATCAGAAATCTTCAGGTTAACCAATACGATTTGGTGATCAGCGATTTTGAGCCAGTATCGGCCTGGGCATGCCGCCTCCACAACAAAGATTGTATTGGGTTAAGTCATCAGAATGCTGTATTACACCCATCAGCACCCAAGCCGGAATTTAAGGAGTGGGTTGGAAAATTGATATTGAAGCATTATGCTCCGGCGAACTATAAATATGGATTCAATTTTAAATCCTTCTCTCCTCATATTTTCCCTCCTGTCATTCGTCACGACATCCGAAATGCCGAATCTACCTCTAAACCACATTACACGGTATACTTGCCGGCCTACAGCGATCAGCAGATTCAGGATGTTTTGTCCAGCATTCCAGGTACCGAATGGCAGGTTTTTTCCAAACATTCAAAAACCAGATATACTGTTGGGAATATTCATTTCCAGCCAGTTTCGCTCAATGAGTTTACTGAAAGTTTTCTGAGTTGCACCGGACTACTGAGCACTGCAGGTTTTGAAGGCCCGGCCGAAGCGATATATCTGGGCAAAAAGTTATGCGTCATTCCAATGAAAAAGCAATACGAGCAATATTGCAATGCAGCTTTCCTGAAATCGATGGGCATAAAAGTATTGGATCATTTCACCAATTCAGGTCTGGAACTGAATGATTGGATTCAAAATTCAAAAGCTCTTCAGATTCGTTTCCCCGATTTAACCCAGGAAATCCTTGAGAATATTCTGAACAAACATTGTCGCCAAACAGCCCTTTTAGCGCCTGAATTCTATTAA
- a CDS encoding UDP-2,3-diacylglucosamine diphosphatase, with product MQEAIRKIDISVISDFHLATHASKAKPLLKYLKSIHPKTLVLNGDIIDSWRFSRNYFPKPHMKVIRQLLKMVEKGVRVVYITGNHDDVFRKFNNTELGNFSIVNQLELDVDGQKTWIFHGDVFDHIIHHSPWLAKLGAAAYGFLTIFNKFINVFLKLIGGKEMILYKSMKDRIAKRSSVLTNFEKAIANAAIGKGVDLVICGHTHIPVDKSINTEKGSVRYINCGDWVEHFSAAECVEGEWSLNYFYSDEGEEDAESPNDELFIPDKKQLYKSIVEELAVAAFF from the coding sequence ATGCAGGAAGCTATTCGAAAAATAGATATTTCAGTTATTTCCGATTTCCATTTGGCAACTCACGCCAGCAAAGCCAAGCCCCTGCTCAAATATTTAAAGTCGATTCATCCCAAAACTCTGGTTTTGAATGGCGATATCATTGATTCCTGGCGTTTCAGTCGGAATTATTTTCCAAAGCCGCACATGAAGGTCATCCGCCAGTTATTAAAAATGGTTGAAAAAGGAGTTCGGGTTGTTTACATCACAGGTAATCACGACGATGTGTTCCGCAAGTTCAACAATACCGAATTGGGGAATTTTAGCATTGTCAATCAACTCGAATTGGATGTTGACGGACAAAAAACATGGATTTTTCATGGCGATGTTTTCGATCACATCATTCATCATTCGCCATGGTTGGCCAAATTGGGCGCTGCTGCATACGGGTTTCTTACCATTTTCAATAAATTCATCAATGTCTTCCTGAAGTTGATTGGCGGAAAGGAAATGATCCTGTATAAATCGATGAAGGATCGGATTGCAAAGCGGAGTTCGGTGTTAACCAACTTCGAGAAAGCCATTGCCAATGCGGCCATCGGCAAAGGTGTCGATTTGGTAATTTGTGGTCACACGCATATTCCGGTTGACAAGAGCATCAACACCGAAAAAGGTTCGGTTCGGTACATCAACTGTGGCGACTGGGTAGAACACTTTTCTGCTGCTGAGTGTGTTGAGGGTGAGTGGAGTTTGAATTATTTCTATTCAGATGAGGGCGAAGAAGATGCTGAATCTCCTAATGATGAACTTTTCATTCCGGATAAAAAGCAACTGTATAAGTCGATTGTAGAAGAATTGGCTGTCGCTGCATTCTTTTGA
- a CDS encoding cation:proton antiporter — translation MTSDFFNQIAHQFERPFQNPVLIFAVILFIILLSPILLRKLKIPGIIGLIISGVFIGPHGLKILEQDSAVKLFSTIGLLYIMFIAGLELDLKEFERNKNKSLVFGFLTFMIPLVIGFPVCYYFLDYSITASLLISSMFSTHTMVSYPIVSKFGISKNEAVAITVGGTILSDTTVLILLAIIKGSNSGNLSLSFWIQLLTSLAIFTGIMFYVIPKITAWFFQKLESEKTSHYIFVLSVVFFAAFLAEIAGIEPIIGAFIAGLALNKLIPYSSALMNRIDFIGNAIFIPFFLISVGMLVDTSILLKGSTAIIIVVTLSIVALLGKWIAAWVTSVIFKYSADQRKLIFGLSSSRAAAALAVIMVGFQTKIIGEYALNGTIILILISCLIASLVTENASRRILTSEKDEPLHNNLSWEDEHIMMPIANLNNMELLLELAVFIRNKKSSNPITILSVVPNNEEAEKNLQKARKNLESLVKIASANETKVNIIATIDHNIAGGIIRSSREIMSDTIMIGWPQKTKLIERFIETKISLIISRTSKAIYICHFEHSLIGHKRLVVVCPPLGELEHGFEIWLTRISKLSKELSINIFCYCNEKSKSEIVEHLKKLKINVAISFSKEFDLPNLDLLSKYILPEDLLIYIAARKTSVSHDNCMESIQEKLEKQFASTSKIVIYPRTYHVDSKYNEYGDINPDSINQGLERVQKIGKDLGNLLKRDHKG, via the coding sequence ATGACAAGTGATTTTTTTAATCAAATAGCTCACCAATTTGAACGGCCTTTTCAAAACCCCGTCCTGATTTTTGCTGTCATCCTTTTTATTATCCTGCTTTCTCCGATATTACTCCGGAAATTAAAAATACCGGGAATCATTGGATTAATTATTTCAGGAGTATTTATCGGGCCTCATGGATTAAAAATACTTGAACAAGATTCAGCGGTAAAACTCTTTTCAACCATTGGCTTATTGTACATCATGTTTATTGCCGGGTTGGAACTCGATTTAAAAGAATTTGAACGAAATAAAAACAAAAGTTTGGTCTTCGGATTTTTAACTTTTATGATTCCCCTTGTAATCGGCTTTCCGGTTTGCTATTATTTTCTCGATTATAGCATTACAGCAAGTCTGCTAATTTCAAGTATGTTTTCAACCCACACCATGGTTTCGTACCCCATCGTGAGCAAATTTGGCATATCAAAAAACGAAGCTGTAGCAATTACTGTCGGAGGAACAATACTTTCAGACACCACCGTATTAATACTTCTGGCAATCATTAAAGGCTCGAACAGCGGGAATTTAAGTCTTTCATTCTGGATACAACTGCTAACCTCATTGGCAATCTTTACTGGAATTATGTTTTATGTTATTCCAAAAATTACGGCATGGTTCTTTCAGAAATTGGAAAGCGAAAAGACATCGCATTACATATTCGTGCTATCAGTTGTATTTTTTGCCGCATTCCTGGCTGAGATTGCTGGCATTGAACCCATAATCGGAGCATTTATTGCCGGATTGGCATTAAATAAACTGATCCCATATTCTTCGGCGCTGATGAACCGAATTGATTTTATAGGGAATGCCATTTTTATCCCCTTTTTCCTGATTAGTGTTGGGATGCTGGTAGATACAAGCATTCTGTTAAAGGGCTCAACAGCAATTATTATAGTTGTAACCCTATCAATTGTAGCCCTACTCGGAAAATGGATTGCAGCATGGGTTACCAGTGTCATTTTCAAATACTCGGCCGATCAGCGAAAACTCATTTTCGGGTTGAGTAGTTCGCGTGCTGCTGCTGCACTTGCGGTAATTATGGTAGGTTTCCAAACAAAAATAATTGGGGAATATGCGCTAAATGGCACAATTATTCTGATTCTAATTTCCTGTTTGATTGCAAGCCTTGTCACTGAAAATGCTTCGCGACGGATACTTACCTCGGAAAAAGATGAGCCACTTCATAATAACCTAAGCTGGGAAGATGAGCACATTATGATGCCGATTGCCAATTTAAACAATATGGAATTATTACTTGAACTGGCAGTTTTCATCCGGAACAAAAAATCAAGCAATCCGATTACAATTCTTTCGGTAGTGCCAAATAATGAAGAAGCCGAGAAAAACCTCCAAAAGGCCAGAAAAAATTTAGAGTCGTTGGTGAAAATAGCTTCGGCAAACGAAACGAAGGTAAATATTATTGCCACCATCGATCATAATATTGCTGGAGGGATAATCCGTAGCTCGCGTGAAATCATGTCGGATACAATTATGATTGGTTGGCCACAAAAAACAAAACTAATTGAGCGTTTTATTGAAACAAAAATATCGCTGATTATTTCCCGAACCAGTAAAGCCATATACATTTGTCACTTCGAACATTCGCTGATTGGTCACAAACGACTGGTTGTTGTTTGTCCTCCTTTAGGCGAATTGGAACATGGATTTGAAATTTGGCTAACGAGAATTTCAAAGTTATCGAAAGAATTAAGCATTAACATTTTCTGTTACTGCAATGAAAAATCGAAATCAGAAATTGTTGAACATTTGAAAAAGCTCAAAATAAATGTCGCCATTTCTTTCTCAAAAGAATTTGACCTGCCAAATTTAGATCTTCTCAGTAAGTATATTTTGCCTGAAGATTTGCTGATTTATATAGCAGCTCGTAAAACTTCAGTTTCACACGATAATTGTATGGAAAGCATTCAGGAAAAGCTTGAAAAACAATTTGCTTCAACCAGCAAAATTGTCATTTATCCACGAACTTACCATGTTGACAGCAAGTACAATGAATATGGCGACATTAATCCTGATTCAATCAACCAAGGACTCGAACGGGTGCAGAAAATTGGTAAAGATTTGGGCAACTTACTGAAGCGAGACCACAAAGGATAA
- the trpA gene encoding tryptophan synthase subunit alpha, translating to MNNRINKLFQEKKEQVLSVYFTAGYPNLEDTVPVIQELVKNGVDLIEIGMPFSDPVADGPVIQHSSLVALQNGMSIRKLFDQLKDIRKSVEIPLILMGYINPVLQYGLEAFCKKCNEIGIDGLIIPDLPLDVYETEFKPVFEANNLHNIFLITPQTSDERLRKIDEVSTGFIYMVSSNSTTGAKASVSNFQKQYFERVNSMALKNPRLIGFGISNAETFRNACQYASGAIIGSAFVKAMEGHNTIEQKVSGFINTIATKS from the coding sequence ATGAACAACAGAATAAATAAGCTATTTCAGGAGAAAAAAGAACAGGTACTCTCGGTGTATTTTACTGCCGGATATCCTAATCTGGAAGATACCGTTCCTGTTATTCAGGAGTTGGTTAAGAATGGAGTTGACCTGATTGAAATTGGGATGCCTTTTTCTGATCCGGTGGCCGATGGACCGGTCATTCAGCACAGTAGTTTAGTTGCCTTACAGAACGGAATGAGCATTCGGAAACTGTTCGACCAATTGAAAGACATCCGTAAATCAGTTGAAATTCCGCTTATCCTGATGGGGTATATCAACCCGGTGCTTCAATATGGATTGGAGGCCTTTTGCAAAAAATGCAATGAAATTGGAATCGATGGATTAATTATTCCCGATTTACCATTGGATGTTTATGAAACAGAATTCAAGCCTGTTTTTGAAGCCAATAACCTGCACAATATATTCCTGATTACACCTCAAACTTCGGACGAGCGGCTTCGCAAAATCGATGAGGTATCAACCGGGTTTATTTACATGGTTTCGAGCAATTCAACCACCGGGGCTAAAGCCAGTGTGTCCAACTTTCAGAAACAATATTTTGAACGGGTAAATTCGATGGCATTGAAGAATCCGCGCCTGATTGGATTTGGGATTTCAAATGCCGAAACTTTCAGGAATGCCTGCCAATATGCCAGTGGTGCAATCATTGGTTCAGCATTTGTAAAAGCGATGGAAGGACACAATACAATCGAGCAAAAAGTTTCAGGTTTTATTAATACCATTGCAACGAAATCGTAA
- the trpB gene encoding tryptophan synthase subunit beta, with amino-acid sequence MNYQVNQKGYYGEFGGAYIPEMMVPNIEELRLNYLEIINSYDFRQEFIGLLKNYVGRPSPLYYAKRLSEKYQTNIYLKREDLNHTGSHKINNTIGQILVAKKLGKHRIIAETGAGQHGLATATVCALMGLKCIVYMGAVDVERQAPNVKKMKMLGAEVIPALSGNQTLKDATNEAMRDWINNPVDTHYIIGSVVGPHPYPDMVARFQSVISEEIRWQLEEQTGKENPDRVIACVGGGSNAAGAFYHFLDQENVKLIGVEAAGLGVDTPETAATLTLGSPGVLHSSRSILMQTDDGQITEPYSISAGLDYPGIGPMHANLFKTKRAEYLWATDAEVLDAALELTQLEGIIPALESAHALAALKKIQMKPEEATVVNISGRGDKDMETYLKHFGY; translated from the coding sequence ATGAATTATCAAGTGAATCAAAAAGGTTATTATGGCGAATTTGGCGGGGCATACATTCCCGAAATGATGGTGCCAAACATTGAAGAATTACGTCTGAATTACCTCGAAATTATCAATTCGTACGACTTCAGGCAGGAATTTATAGGATTGCTCAAAAACTACGTAGGGCGACCGTCACCATTGTACTACGCCAAACGGCTTTCAGAAAAATACCAAACTAATATTTATCTGAAGCGCGAAGATTTGAACCACACCGGCTCGCACAAGATAAACAATACCATTGGTCAGATTTTGGTGGCCAAAAAATTAGGCAAACACCGCATCATTGCCGAAACAGGCGCTGGTCAGCATGGATTGGCAACGGCCACGGTTTGTGCGTTGATGGGACTAAAATGTATTGTTTACATGGGTGCTGTTGATGTGGAACGTCAGGCGCCGAATGTAAAAAAAATGAAGATGCTGGGAGCCGAGGTTATTCCGGCCCTGAGTGGTAACCAAACCCTGAAGGATGCTACCAACGAAGCGATGCGCGACTGGATCAATAACCCGGTTGACACTCATTACATCATTGGTTCGGTTGTGGGACCGCATCCTTACCCCGATATGGTGGCGCGGTTTCAGTCGGTGATTTCTGAAGAAATTCGCTGGCAGTTGGAAGAGCAAACCGGAAAAGAAAATCCGGATCGCGTAATTGCCTGTGTGGGTGGAGGAAGCAATGCTGCCGGGGCATTTTATCATTTTCTCGATCAGGAAAACGTGAAACTAATTGGTGTTGAAGCGGCAGGATTGGGCGTTGATACTCCGGAAACTGCTGCGACGCTGACTTTGGGTTCGCCCGGAGTTTTGCACAGTTCGCGCTCCATCCTGATGCAGACCGACGATGGACAGATTACTGAACCATACTCAATTTCTGCCGGACTGGATTACCCCGGAATTGGTCCGATGCACGCCAATTTGTTCAAGACAAAGCGAGCCGAATACTTGTGGGCAACCGATGCCGAAGTATTGGATGCTGCACTTGAACTGACACAATTGGAAGGAATCATTCCGGCATTGGAATCGGCACACGCATTGGCCGCATTAAAGAAAATTCAGATGAAACCTGAAGAAGCTACCGTGGTTAATATCTCCGGAAGAGGAGACAAAGACATGGAAACGTACTTAAAACATTTTGGATATTAA
- a CDS encoding phosphoribosylanthranilate isomerase codes for MNELKIKVCGMRDPENISGVVEALPDYLGFIFYLKSKRFVGFEPSTEVMAVIPDLVKKVGVFVDETLEKVLETVRIWDLHVAQLHGNETPEYCRKIQDSGITVFKAFSVDELFNFEMLDAYSKVCNYFLFDTKGQIPGGTGQKFNWKLLQNYKGDVPFFLSGGIGPIDMEAIRHFDHPRWHGIDINSGFEISPALKDVEKVKYFISGIRSKI; via the coding sequence ATGAACGAACTAAAAATAAAAGTCTGCGGAATGCGTGATCCTGAAAATATTTCGGGAGTTGTTGAGGCATTGCCCGATTATCTGGGATTTATTTTTTACCTGAAAAGCAAACGATTTGTGGGCTTCGAACCTTCTACGGAAGTAATGGCTGTTATTCCGGATTTGGTTAAGAAAGTCGGCGTTTTTGTCGATGAAACTCTGGAGAAAGTACTGGAAACTGTTCGAATCTGGGATTTGCATGTGGCTCAGCTTCATGGAAATGAAACTCCTGAATATTGTCGGAAAATTCAGGATTCAGGAATAACCGTTTTCAAAGCTTTTTCTGTTGATGAGCTGTTCAATTTTGAAATGTTGGACGCTTATTCCAAGGTGTGCAATTATTTTTTATTCGACACCAAAGGCCAAATTCCGGGAGGAACAGGGCAAAAATTTAACTGGAAATTGCTGCAAAATTACAAAGGCGATGTTCCTTTCTTTTTGAGCGGTGGCATTGGACCCATAGATATGGAAGCCATCCGGCACTTCGATCATCCCCGATGGCATGGAATCGACATCAACAGCGGTTTCGAAATCAGCCCGGCTCTGAAGGATGTTGAAAAAGTAAAATACTTCATTTCCGGAATCCGGTCTAAAATCTAA
- the trpC gene encoding indole-3-glycerol phosphate synthase TrpC gives MLRVRVTSYGLTRNPNLATRNKNMTILDQINENKRTEIAEAKSRVSVEELMASPYFKRKPNSLKAALLAEGASGVIAEFKTKSPSKGVINETAEASEITVAYVAAGASGLSVLTDDHFFGGSFENLAKARFANPETPILRKDFMLDPYQIYEARAHGADVILLIAESLTKELLLELTLKAKELGLEVLVEVHSAEELEKLNPQVDLVGVNNRNLKTFEVDVQTSVRLSKLIPDPFVKISESGISDPESIAQLRTAGFKGFLIGETFMKTDDPGKACKEFIDKLK, from the coding sequence TTGCTACGGGTTCGAGTTACGAGTTATGGGTTAACTCGCAACCCGAATCTCGCAACCCGAAACAAGAATATGACCATACTTGATCAAATTAACGAAAACAAACGAACCGAAATTGCGGAGGCAAAAAGCAGGGTTTCGGTCGAAGAATTAATGGCATCGCCGTATTTTAAGCGGAAACCCAATTCTCTCAAGGCCGCGTTGCTGGCCGAAGGTGCGAGTGGTGTGATTGCCGAATTTAAAACCAAATCGCCATCGAAAGGCGTGATTAACGAGACCGCCGAAGCTTCCGAAATCACTGTCGCTTATGTGGCTGCTGGTGCAAGTGGGTTGTCGGTTTTGACTGATGATCACTTTTTTGGGGGATCATTCGAGAATCTGGCCAAAGCTCGTTTTGCAAATCCTGAAACTCCGATTTTGCGAAAAGATTTTATGCTCGATCCATATCAGATTTACGAAGCCCGGGCACATGGTGCAGATGTAATTTTGTTGATTGCTGAAAGCTTAACCAAAGAATTATTGCTCGAACTGACACTCAAAGCGAAAGAATTGGGACTGGAAGTTTTGGTTGAAGTTCACAGTGCTGAAGAGTTGGAGAAACTGAATCCGCAGGTTGACTTGGTTGGCGTAAATAACCGCAACCTGAAGACTTTTGAGGTAGATGTGCAAACTTCAGTTCGCCTTAGCAAGCTCATTCCAGATCCGTTTGTGAAAATTTCTGAAAGCGGAATTTCTGATCCGGAAAGCATTGCTCAGCTTCGTACTGCCGGGTTTAAAGGTTTTTTGATTGGCGAAACTTTTATGAAAACAGATGATCCGGGCAAAGCCTGTAAAGAGTTTATAGACAAATTGAAATAG